Part of the Chlamydiales bacterium genome is shown below.
AGATGATCAAATTACAGAGTAGAGGGATCTTTTTATGAAGCTATCCCTTATTTATTATGGCAACTCGATCCTTCGTAAAAAAGCTATTCCAGTAGAAGAAATTACGGAAGAGATAAGACGGCTTGTGCATGATATGGATGCAGTTATGCTAGCACATAATGGTGCAGGTCTTGCAGCACCGCAAGTGGGTGTCTCTTTGCGTCTTTTTATCATGAGAATTGAGAAAGAGGAAGAGAAAGAGGCAACTAGTACCGATAAAAAAGAGCCTATTCTTCCAGATTTACAAGTCTTTATTAATCCTACTCTTTTTGAGCCAAGTGATGAGCTCTTTATTTATAATGAAGGATGCTTATCTATTCCAAAAGTTAGAGCAGATGTCATTCGTCCAGCAGCCATTTATGTGGAAGCTACAGATTTGGATGGCAACTTGATTAAAAGGCGCTTTTCTGGCCTTGAAGCAAGATGCATCATGCATGAAAACGATCATCTTAATGGTGTTCTTTACATTGATCGCTTGAGCAAAAAAGAGAGGGATCATCTAGATCCCGCCCTTAGAGAAATCAAAAAAAAATTTCGTTGAGCTAAATCTTTATTTCCTTCATGTATTAGACTTCTTGCATAATTACTCAGATTAAGCAAGAAGTCTATTGGAGTGAAATATACGAGGGTTTATGAGCGAAAAAGATCTTTTTAAAACGCTAAAAAAATTAACTGAAATAGGAGTTGCTCTTTCAGCAGAGAGAGATAAACGCAAGCTTCTTGGTAAGATACTCGACGGTGCAAAAGAGCTCACCTTTGCAGATGGAGGTACTCTTTACACAATTACTGATCAGAAAAAGTTGCGCTTTGAAATTGTTAGAACAGATTCTCTTGGCATTTCCTGGGAGCGCTTGGAGGGAAAAGAACACGATAAATTTTTAGATATCGCCCTCATAGATAAGGATGGGATTCTAAATGATAAAAATGTCGTTGCCTATGCTGTCAATCATGATCAAATTGTCAACATTCAAGATGCTTACAAAACAGAAGGATTTGATTTTTCAGGAACCAGAAATTTCGATGCTACAACAGGCTATCACTCTCAATCTTTTTTAACGGTGCCTCTTAAAAATCATGAGGCAGATATTATTGGTGCTCTTCAGCTTATCAATGCAAAAGATGTAACAAATGGCTCAATTATCCCCTTTACACAAGAAAATCAAGAATTGGTAGCCTCACTTGCATCGCAGGCTGCAGTTGCGATGACAAATCAGCGCCTTATTCATGAACTACGCATCATGTTTGAGTCATTGACGCATGTACTTGCAGAAGCAATTGACGAAAAGTCTCCGGTGACAGGTAAACACTGTAAGCGCGTTCCTATTATCGCTCAAATGCTTGC
Proteins encoded:
- the def gene encoding peptide deformylase — protein: MKLSLIYYGNSILRKKAIPVEEITEEIRRLVHDMDAVMLAHNGAGLAAPQVGVSLRLFIMRIEKEEEKEATSTDKKEPILPDLQVFINPTLFEPSDELFIYNEGCLSIPKVRADVIRPAAIYVEATDLDGNLIKRRFSGLEARCIMHENDHLNGVLYIDRLSKKERDHLDPALREIKKKFR